Sequence from the Thalassoglobus sp. JC818 genome:
CACCGGAGCGGATGTTGTCGACCCAGTCTTCATTGGCGAGGTACCAGTCGATTGTCTCTTGCAGCCCTTGCTCGAAGCTCACTTCGGGAGCCCAGCCGAGTTCCTCTTCTGCCTTCTTACAGTCAATCGCGTAGCGCTGATCGTGTCCTGGACGATCGGTGACGTATTTGATTAGCGATTCCGATTTGCCCAGCAGTTCAAGCAACAACTTGGTGAGGGCGATGTTGGTCATTTCGGTCCGCCCGCCGAAGTTGTAAACCTCGCCGACTCGACCTTTCTGCAGTGCTGCATCGATTCCGCGACAGTGATCGAGAACATGAATCCAGTCACGGACGTTCTCACCTGTTCCGTAAACTGGAAGCTGTTGATCTTTGCGAGCGTTCGAAATGAACAGCGGAATCAGTTTCTCGGGAAACTGGTAGGGGCCGTAGTTGTTCGAACAGCGTGTCGTGATCGCGGGAAATCCGAATGTATGGAAGTAAGCTCGAACGAGCAGGTCGGCGGATGTTTTCGACGCGGAGTAAGGGCTGTTCGGTGCGAGTGGTGTCTCTTCGGTGAAGAAGCCTTCCGCTCCGAGAGATCCATAGACTTCGTCAGTGGACACCTGAAGGTAGCGACCGATTTCATGTTGTCGGCAACTGTCCAGCAGCGTCAGTGTTCCGTTAACGTTTGTGGTGACGAAAGGTGTG
This genomic interval carries:
- the rfbB gene encoding dTDP-glucose 4,6-dehydratase, with amino-acid sequence MKRIVVTGGCGFIGSNFIRLMLESYPNLSIINIDKLTYAGNPANLSDLEGLDRYEFRHGDICDREFVDSVLSSGDIDAVLNFAAESHVDRSILDSTPFVTTNVNGTLTLLDSCRQHEIGRYLQVSTDEVYGSLGAEGFFTEETPLAPNSPYSASKTSADLLVRAYFHTFGFPAITTRCSNNYGPYQFPEKLIPLFISNARKDQQLPVYGTGENVRDWIHVLDHCRGIDAALQKGRVGEVYNFGGRTEMTNIALTKLLLELLGKSESLIKYVTDRPGHDQRYAIDCKKAEEELGWAPEVSFEQGLQETIDWYLANEDWVDNIRSGEYLKYYTEQYGGRLA